The stretch of DNA CATACGCCGGCAGGTCGCGCCATGGCCATTGATTTGCTGGATCACGTACGGGCGGTGCTGGTGCGTTTCCAGGAAGAGACCGGTCACCTGTACAACCTTGAAGCGACGCCGGCCGAGGGCACCACGTACCGATTCGCCAAGGAAGACCGTAAGCGCTTCCCTGACATTCTCCAGGCCGGTTCGGCGGAGGCGCCGTACTACACCAACTCCTCGCAACTACCGGTGGGGTTTACCGACGATCCATTTGAGGCACTGGCTCTGCAGGACGAGCTGCAGACCAAGTACACCGGCGGCACCGTCCTGCACCTCTATATGGCCGAGCAGATTTCATCGGCGCAGGCCTGCAAGAACCTGGTGCGCAAGGCGCTGGGCCGTTTCCGCCTGCCTTACCTGACCATTACCCCGACGTTCTCCATCTGCCCCGTGCACGGTTACCTGAGCGGCGAACGCGAGTTCTGTCCGAAGTGCGACGAGGTGTTATTGGCCAAGCAGCAAGATGAAAAAAAGCACCCGGCCTGATCTTGTAGGAGCGGGCTTGCTCGCGAACCGGCAATGCACTGATTTCAAGCTGGTTCCTACGCTCATGCGTGGGAACCTGCAGCGTCGTGATCAGCGTTCCCACGCAGAGCGTGAGGATCGCTCAACAACAGGTTTCACCATCCGTCAGAAAAGGAGCGACACATGAACCAAGCCACTCAACTGCCAGAAGCCCAACGTCAGCGCTGCGAAGTCTGGACCCGTGTCATGGGTTATCACCGGCCTGTCGCCGCGTTCAATCCTGGCAAGCAATCCGAGCACCGTGAGCGCACGCACTTCACTGAACAGGCGGCTCAGGTAGCCGTTGCGTGAACGCGAGGCTACGGGTCGGGGGGCTGGTCCCCCTGACCACCCTGGATTTTCCTGATCACCTGGCGTGCGTGCTGTTCTGTCAGGGGTGCGGCTGGCGCTGCCGTTACTGCCATAACCCGCAGCTGATTCCAACATGCGGTGTGGAGGAGCGTGCGTGGCAGGACATCCTGGATTTCCTGGATCAGCGAGTTGGGCTGCTTGAGGCGGTCGTCTTCAGCGGCGGTGAGCCGACGCTACAACTGGCATTGCCAGACGCGATCGCTCAGGTTCGAGCGAAGGGCTTCAAGATCGGTTTGCACAGTGCCGGCATCAAGCCAAAGCTGTTCCGTCAGGTGCTGCCGCTGGTGGATTGGGTGGGCTTCGACGTCAAGGCACTGCCCGAGCACAGCAGGCTGATCACCGGAGTCGAGGGAAGCGGTGAAGCCAACTGGAAAAGTCTGGAAGCGCTGCTCGAGAGTGGTGTCGACCATGAATGCCGAACAACCGTGCATTGGGATCTGTTCGATGCCGACCGCCTTTGGGACATGGCACAGCGGTTGCGCAGGCTGGGCGTAGGCCGGTTCGCCGTGCAATGCGTGCGCACCGCTCGGATGCTGGACGAAACCCTCGCCGACAGCCGTCCGCCGTATGACCATCAAAAGCTGTGGGACCGATTGGGGAAGCTGTTTCCGTCCTTCGTGCTGCGCGGCTAAGGCGATCGTTGCGGCATTACGACATTCGGCATTCGGGGTTGCGGTGGGCTGAAGCCCACCCTACAGGACACGCTTAGCAGTAGGGTGGGCTTCAGCCCACCATTGCGTAGCGAAGGATCAGCTCCGACCCCAAAACTGCAGATACCAACCATTGGGCACGCTCGCAGTGCCCAGGACTGCGCGGCTAAGGCGATCGTTGCGGCATTACGACATTCGGCGTTGCGGCGTTGCGGTGGGCTGAAGCCCACCCTACAGGGCGCGGGCAGGAGTAGGGTGGGCTTCAGCCCACCATTGCGGAGCGAAGGTTCAGCTCCAACCCCAAAACTGCAAATACCAACCATAGGCCACGCTCGCAGTGCCCAGGACAACACAGCTGAACGCGGTGAGCCGGCGCAGCCCGTTGGCGCCGTAGCGGCTGATCACCTTCCACGCAAGATAAAGGCTCCAGCCGATGGCACCGGCCAGCAGCAGTGCGCGGGCCGGTTGCGCCCAGGCCAGGATGAAACCTTCATAGCGCAGCAGCTTGATGGTCGTTGCGGACAAACCGAGGAATAGGCCTGCGCCGCCCAAGGGTGTCAACGTCAGCGCGAGGTGCTGAAATACGCTGTCGCCGCGGTTCATCAGCCGCACGGCGCCGCGTAGCAACAGCCAGAGCGCGCCGCCGATGACCAGCGAGCAGCCGCCGATGTAGGTGAGAATCGCCGCGCCGTCGAGCCAGGTAAACGCATCATTGGCTTGCGGGTAATGCGTCAGCAGCCACCAGGGTGCGTTCGCCTCGAGCGGCCACAAGATGTCGCGGTCGACCAGCCACTCGGCCGCGGCTTGTTTGAGCGTGATGAACCAAGGACTGACCGTCCACTGGAACGCCCCCATGGCGAGGCCGATCATGCCGAACAGCAGCAAGGTGCTGTCCCAATGTCCCTGTTGCGGCTGATTGCCAACGATGAGGATTTCCTGGTTCGGTGAGCGTGCCGCCAGGGCGACGGCGCCGCGCTGCCCGCTGCAGCGGCCGCACGCGTGGCAGTCGCTGTTGCCCTGCATGCGGCGAATGTCGATCAGAGGGGCGCAATTGGGGGTCGGCAGTTTCGGGCCCTGATTGGCCAGCCAGCGTTCTTCGTCGACCTTGTAGTGCATCGGTGCCAAACGCGCGAGCAGGCCAAACACTCCGCTGACCGGGCACAGGTGCCGACACCAGATCCGCTTCCCACGACCATAGAGAAACCCGACGAGCATCGCGGCAACCGTCGAGCCGCCGAGAATCAGCGCGGCGGCACGGCCATAGTCATAGACGCTGATCAGCTGGCCATAGACGGTGGTCAGGATGAACGCGATGGTGGGCCAACCGCTCCAGCGGATCCATTGCGGCGTGCGCTTGTTCAATCCGCGCCAACTGATCCATTCGCTCAGCGAGCCTTCCGGGCACAGCACGCCGCACCAGAGCCGGCCGAACAGCACCATCGACAGCAGCACGAATGGCCACCAAAGCCCCCAGAACACGAACTGCGCGAACACCGTGACACTGTCGAGCATGCGCGCCTGGGACGGCGGCAGCGAGAGGATGGCAGGAACCAGCAGCAGTGCGAGGTAGAACCCCACCACCAGCCACTGAACCAGGCGGATTGTCTTGGCATGCTGGCGCAGCAGATCACCGATGCGCGCGAGCCAGGGGGCCGTGGTGATCATGCGGTTTGGGCCTCCAGACGAGCCTCCGGCCGCGGGCGGAGCCAGAGCCAGACCGTCAGCCAGTAGAGACCAAGCAGCACGACGGCAGCCAATGAAGGCATGGCGCGGTAGCCGGTCAACCCGGCGATGGTGCTGCCCAAGGTGGTGCCGTCATCCAGCAACGCCGAGGTGTCCCACAGCGGATCGCCGAACAGGGTGTAAAGCACGTCGGGTAGATCCATGCCCATTAGCTGGCCGCTGAAACGGTCGAGCCCGGCCATCAGCAAAGCGGCTCCAAGCAACAGGAGCAGGGCTTCGCTGACAGCGAAAAAGCGCTTCCACGAGAACAGGTGACTGCCGGCCTGAAGGGCCGCATAGCTGAGCAACGCCAGGGCGAAACCGAGCACCCCTCCGATGATGAAGCCGGTCAGGTCGGCACCTTGCTGCTGATGACCGATACCGTAGAGAAACACCACCGTTTCGCTGCCTTCGCGGGCTACTGCAAGCATCGCCAGCACCAGCAGGCCGACGCCGCTGCCTTGGCTGAGGCTGGTCGCAGCGCTGTCGACCAGATTACGTTTGAGGTCGCGACCGTGATGATGCATCCAGCCGACCATCTGCAGAATCAACAGGGCGGCAACCACCAGCATGGCGCACTGGAACCATTCGCCGGCCGGGCCTGCCAGCCAGTCGCCGGCGCTGAGAATGCCCCAGCCGAGCAGCGAGGCCAGGCCCAGCCCGGCCACCACGCCACCCCAGAGCATATGCAGTGCATGGCGGTTGTTCGGCTGCTGGCTCAGCCACGCATGCAGGATGCCGATAACCAACAGCGCCTCGACGCTTTCGCGCCAGACGATGAACATTGATTGGCCCATGTCGCTTCTCCTCGGAAGGAACTACTTGGCGATGATTTCCCCTTCCGGGAGGTCCATGTGGAACTCGTCGAAAAAGGGGTAGCGGCCCGGTTTGAGGGGGTGGATCACGACGAACGAGGTGACACCGGGCGAGAGCACCTTTTCGACCCGCAGGGGCGTGCTCTCGAATTCGGTGGGGCCGTTGCCCGCATTGATCACGACGATCTTGAAGCGCTGGCGAGCCGGCACCTCGATGGTCGCCGGCTCGAAATGGCCGTCCCGGATGGTCAACTCAAAGGTTGGCAGTGCGGCCTGCGCGGTACCGGCAAAGCCGGCAACGAGCAGGGCGAAGGCGGGAAACAGGACGCGACGCATGCTGACCTCCGGCTCAGTAACCGCCTTTCTTGCCGATACCGGCATAGGTGAACTCGTAGTTCAGGGTGCATTGTTCGAACCAGGGCGCGACGCCGGTTTCCTTGTCAACGTGGCGCCCGAACATTGTGTGCTGACCACCGGGTGGTGACACGGTGAAGGTCAGCGAGTATTTGCCCGGCCCCATCAGCTTGACGTTATCGCCGTAGTGCGGGCCATCGTTGGCCACCATCGCGTGGAAGTCGCCCTCGATCTTTTCGTCCGAACCTTTCTTGCTCAGCGAGTAACGAATGTTCAGGTAGGAGACAAAGCTGCCTTCTTGCCAGCCGTTGCGGTTGTCCTCGGTGGCGGCGATGTCCGCTTCCAGATGCACGTCGGACTGAGCGGCGTCGAGCATCATGCCGGCAGGCTCCATTTCGACCGGCTGCAGGTAGACCGCGCCGACCTCCATGCCACCGCACTGTTGCGGTTCACCGATGGGGTATTCCTTGGCTTGGGACAGGGGAGTGAGCAACAACGAAGCAATGGCGAGGGTAGCGGGAATGCGCATGAAGCCTCCGGAAGGGATCAGATAAGTACGGAGCAAGGTTCGCACCTGCGATGCTTAACGATAATGATTCGCGTCAAGTTTGAACGAAATACTTTGTAACGCGCAGCGCTCAGACGGTGACTTTGACGCCGCACTTCGCCCCAGAAGTCCCGCCTGCCGTGGCTTCGGTGATACGTATGCGTTGTGGTGTCGCATCTGCTGTAAAGAGCTTGCGGGCTCTGCCCGGTCGCCGCATCGGGACGATCACCCGGCGCCGTCAAGCGCGATAAAAGCTGTGAGCGATATCGTTAGCGGCCTACCATATGGTTTTCGAGTCGGGGGACACTCATGCAAACCGCTGTGCTGGACGCTCGAACCGCCCGTGTATTGCCCTGGCTGGTCGCCATCGCGTTCTTCATGCAGACGCTTGACGGGACCATTCTCAATACCGCCTTGCCGGCGATGGCGCGGGATCTGGCAGAAGACCCGCTGCGCATGCAAGGTGTCGTGATCGCCTACATGCTCACGGTCGCGTTGCTGATCCCCGCGTCGGGTTGGATAGCGGATCGCTTCGGCACCCGGCGAATCTTTTTCTCGGCCATTCTGCTGTTCACGCTTGGCTCGCTCCTGTGCGCGATAAGTGCAAGCTTCAACCAGCTGGTGATGTCCCGTGTGGTGCAGGCCGTGGGCGGTGCCTTGATGTTGCCGGTTGGGCGCCTGGTGGTACTGCGGGCATACCCGCGCAGCGAGTTCGTGCGGGTAATGACGTTCATCGCACTGCCTGGGATGGTGGGGCCGTTGCTCGGCCCGACCCTTGGCGGCTGGCTCGTTGAGTACGCCTCCTGGCACTGGATCTTTCTGATCAATCTGCCGGTCGGCCTGATCGGCTGTATTGCTGCGTTTCGGTTCATGCCGGATCTGAAAAGCGCGGAGCGGATACGCTTCGATACCGTCGGCTTTCTGCTGTTCGGCGGCGCCATGGTGCTGATCACCGTGGCGCTCGAAGGGCTCGGCGAAATGCACATGCCGCACGCCCGCGTACTGCTGTTGATGGTGATCGGCGCCGCCTGCCTGGCGGGGTACTGGCTGCGCGCAGGGCACGTGGATAAGCCGCTGTTCAGCCCGGCACTGTTCCACACCCGCAGCTTTGCCGTCGGTATCTTCGGTAATCTTTTTGCCCGCCTGGGAAGCGGGGCGCTGCCGTTCCTGCTGCCCTTGTTGCTGCAGGTGGCACTGGGTTATTCGCCGGCTCAGGCAGGCATGACGATGATTCCGCTGGCGCTCGGCGCGATGTTGATCAAGCCGCTGGCCAAGCCACTGATTGACCGCCTTGGCTATCGACGCATCCTGATTGGCAATACGTTGCTACTCGGCAGTCTGATCGCCAGTCTGGCGACCATCGACGGACAGACGCCGACGGTCCTGTTGCTGGCGCACCTGAGCCTGATCGGGATGGTGAATTCGATGCAGTTCACCGCGATGAACACCGTGACGCTGGTCGGGCTCAGCAACCAGGACACCAGCAGCGGTAACAGCCTGCTGTCGGTGGTGGTGCAGTTGTCGATGAGCTTGGGTGTGGCCTCGGCGGGTGCGCTGCTGGGCGGCTTCACCGTACCGGGTGCGGACGGCGAGGCCGTCCTGAACGCCTTTCACCTGACGTTCCTGTGCATCGGAGCCATGTCGATGCTGGCCGCGTCATTGTTCTTTCAGCTGGACAGCAAACAGAAAATGGCGGCACGGCTGATCGACGAGGAGTGACGGTGTGGAGATCAGCCGATGCAAAGATCGACTTCTTCTTCCTCGGGAACGTCGTCCGTCACGATGATGCGCGCGTGGTGGCTGGTTTCCTCCTCCATGCGCAGGCCGTAGTAGCGGGTGTCATACGCATCCCAGAATGCCTCGACCTGCTCCATCGTGGCGGCCTCGAGGAGTACCTCCAGGCTGTGCTCCAGGACAATGGTGTAGAGTTTTTCGGAAGACATGGTTAGCAGGCTCGTGCTCGATTCAGAAGAGTGGCTGCGCCTCTGCAGCCGTGATGTCATTCTGACAGCTGACGCCCTGTTTTCAGCGGCCGCTCATCGCCTTGTCGCCATGTTCCGCTGAACGGTTCATTGCCAATGCGGTCGCGCATGGCCTCGCAGTCACCCGCTCGGCCCGCTGCTGTCCATCCGGCCCCAAGCGCGCAAACCTCGTCTGCTTGGGGTTGCCTGGCGCGCGATGTAACACCAGGCAGCCAACGTAACCTGCATCCTTGCACCGCTGGCCAGCCATGGGCCACCCCTCGGGTCAGGGTTGGCCGTTGCCGCCGGAGGCGCCGTAAACCTGTCCGGTGACATAGCTGGATTCGGTCGAGGCCAGTAGGACATAAAGCGGCGAGATCTCCACCGGTTGTCCCGGTCGGCTGAGCGGTGTCTCGCTGCCAAACGTTTTGAGGTTTTCCATGGTCTGGCCACCGCTGACCTGAAGTGGCGTCCAGAACGGTCCGGGCGCGACGGCGTTGACGCGGATGCCTTTCGAGATCAATTGCTTCGCCAGCCCTTTGCTGAAGTTGACGATGCCGGCCTTGGTCATCGAATAGTCGAGCAGATTGATCGGCGGGTCATAGGTGGTGACCGATGAGGTGTTGATGATCGATGACCCGGCCGGCATGTGCGGCACGGCGGCCTTGGTGATCCAGAACATCGCGTAGAGATTGGTCTTGAGCGTCCAGTCGAACTGCTCGGTGGTGATGTCGAGAATCGATGGTTCACTGTTCTGCCGCGCCGCGTTATTGACCAGAATATCGAGCCCGCCCAACTCCTCGACGGCCCGTCGCACCAGCTCGTGGCAAAAGGCTTCTTCGCGAATGTCGCCAGGCAGCGCAACCGCTTTGCGCCCGGCGTCGCGGATCAGCTTTATTACTGCTTGAGCGTCCGGTTCTTCATCCGGGAGATAGCCGATGGCGACGTCGGCGCCTTCTCGCGCGAAGGCAATGGCCGCGGCACGTCCGATGCCCGAATCGCCGCCCGTGATCAAGGCCTTTCGCCCAGCAAGGCGGTTTGAGCCCTGATAGCTGGTCTCGCCATGATCAGGTTGCGGCGTCATATCACGCGCGAGCCCTGGCCATGGCTGCGACTGTTTATCGAACGGTGGCTGAGGGTAAAGGGTCTTGGGATCGCTCAGTGGCTCCGGCGCCTGTCGTGATGTGGCACTCGAGCCGTTGGACTGAGCAAAGGCCGGTAACACCATGCCGGCCGCCAGCGTGGCGGCGGCGCCCTGAATCAGCTTGCGACGCGAATGGTCATGATCGTCTGACTGCATGATGGCTCCTGTCAACGTGGCGCTGCGGCATCGGCTGCTCCCTTACCGGATGGCAGCTAAGAACGAATGTCGAGCCATGCCGTTGGCTCTCGGATGCTTCAAAGACACGCGTGCATGTCGTCGCCTCTTACCCGGCTGGCTACGCGGCCGTGGCTTACCAGCCTCCGGCAGCGCCCAATCCCAGCCGCGCGAGACGGATGGCCCGCCTGTTCGCCAACTCAGATATCTCTGCGCGCAAGCGGTTGGTAAGCCGGGCCGTGAATTACCCCGCCGTTGGCCTCGAAAATCGAGCCGTGGCAAGGGCAATCCCAGGTGCGATCGGCGTTGTTCCACGTCACCGTGCAGCCCATGTGCGTACAGGCAGCGGAAACACCGTGCAAGGCGCCGTCGTCATCGCGCCACACGGCGATTTTTTCATCGCCCCGCGTAATCACGCCGCCTTCGCCGCGGCCAATCGCGTCCAGATCGTCGACCAGGGAGTGGCTGTCGCTGCTCTGGTTGAAGTCGTCTGGCGAAGGGCGGTTCGGGTCGTAGAGGCTTTTCCATGGCCGGCGACCGGTGACGATCTGGCGGGCGATGCCCAGTCCGGCAGCGGTGCCGTTGCTGATGCCCCAGCCATTGAAACCGGTCGCGACAAACAACCCGGGTGATTGCTCGCTGTCCGGCTCGCCGACATAGGCCACGCGGTCGGCGGTGTCGTAGTCTTCGTTGCACCAGCGCCAGA from Pseudomonas sp. DNDY-54 encodes:
- the nrdD gene encoding anaerobic ribonucleoside-triphosphate reductase: MNQATQLPEAQRQRCEVWTRVMGYHRPVAAFNPGKQSEHRERTHFTEQAAQVAVA
- a CDS encoding anaerobic ribonucleoside-triphosphate reductase activating protein, whose product is MNARLRVGGLVPLTTLDFPDHLACVLFCQGCGWRCRYCHNPQLIPTCGVEERAWQDILDFLDQRVGLLEAVVFSGGEPTLQLALPDAIAQVRAKGFKIGLHSAGIKPKLFRQVLPLVDWVGFDVKALPEHSRLITGVEGSGEANWKSLEALLESGVDHECRTTVHWDLFDADRLWDMAQRLRRLGVGRFAVQCVRTARMLDETLADSRPPYDHQKLWDRLGKLFPSFVLRG
- a CDS encoding 4Fe-4S binding protein — translated: MITTAPWLARIGDLLRQHAKTIRLVQWLVVGFYLALLLVPAILSLPPSQARMLDSVTVFAQFVFWGLWWPFVLLSMVLFGRLWCGVLCPEGSLSEWISWRGLNKRTPQWIRWSGWPTIAFILTTVYGQLISVYDYGRAAALILGGSTVAAMLVGFLYGRGKRIWCRHLCPVSGVFGLLARLAPMHYKVDEERWLANQGPKLPTPNCAPLIDIRRMQGNSDCHACGRCSGQRGAVALAARSPNQEILIVGNQPQQGHWDSTLLLFGMIGLAMGAFQWTVSPWFITLKQAAAEWLVDRDILWPLEANAPWWLLTHYPQANDAFTWLDGAAILTYIGGCSLVIGGALWLLLRGAVRLMNRGDSVFQHLALTLTPLGGAGLFLGLSATTIKLLRYEGFILAWAQPARALLLAGAIGWSLYLAWKVISRYGANGLRRLTAFSCVVLGTASVAYGWYLQFWGWS
- a CDS encoding FTR1 family protein codes for the protein MGQSMFIVWRESVEALLVIGILHAWLSQQPNNRHALHMLWGGVVAGLGLASLLGWGILSAGDWLAGPAGEWFQCAMLVVAALLILQMVGWMHHHGRDLKRNLVDSAATSLSQGSGVGLLVLAMLAVAREGSETVVFLYGIGHQQQGADLTGFIIGGVLGFALALLSYAALQAGSHLFSWKRFFAVSEALLLLLGAALLMAGLDRFSGQLMGMDLPDVLYTLFGDPLWDTSALLDDGTTLGSTIAGLTGYRAMPSLAAVVLLGLYWLTVWLWLRPRPEARLEAQTA
- a CDS encoding cupredoxin domain-containing protein, which produces MRRVLFPAFALLVAGFAGTAQAALPTFELTIRDGHFEPATIEVPARQRFKIVVINAGNGPTEFESTPLRVEKVLSPGVTSFVVIHPLKPGRYPFFDEFHMDLPEGEIIAK
- a CDS encoding iron transporter; protein product: MRIPATLAIASLLLTPLSQAKEYPIGEPQQCGGMEVGAVYLQPVEMEPAGMMLDAAQSDVHLEADIAATEDNRNGWQEGSFVSYLNIRYSLSKKGSDEKIEGDFHAMVANDGPHYGDNVKLMGPGKYSLTFTVSPPGGQHTMFGRHVDKETGVAPWFEQCTLNYEFTYAGIGKKGGY
- the mdtD gene encoding multidrug transporter subunit MdtD is translated as MQTAVLDARTARVLPWLVAIAFFMQTLDGTILNTALPAMARDLAEDPLRMQGVVIAYMLTVALLIPASGWIADRFGTRRIFFSAILLFTLGSLLCAISASFNQLVMSRVVQAVGGALMLPVGRLVVLRAYPRSEFVRVMTFIALPGMVGPLLGPTLGGWLVEYASWHWIFLINLPVGLIGCIAAFRFMPDLKSAERIRFDTVGFLLFGGAMVLITVALEGLGEMHMPHARVLLLMVIGAACLAGYWLRAGHVDKPLFSPALFHTRSFAVGIFGNLFARLGSGALPFLLPLLLQVALGYSPAQAGMTMIPLALGAMLIKPLAKPLIDRLGYRRILIGNTLLLGSLIASLATIDGQTPTVLLLAHLSLIGMVNSMQFTAMNTVTLVGLSNQDTSSGNSLLSVVVQLSMSLGVASAGALLGGFTVPGADGEAVLNAFHLTFLCIGAMSMLAASLFFQLDSKQKMAARLIDEE
- a CDS encoding SDR family oxidoreductase; its protein translation is MQSDDHDHSRRKLIQGAAATLAAGMVLPAFAQSNGSSATSRQAPEPLSDPKTLYPQPPFDKQSQPWPGLARDMTPQPDHGETSYQGSNRLAGRKALITGGDSGIGRAAAIAFAREGADVAIGYLPDEEPDAQAVIKLIRDAGRKAVALPGDIREEAFCHELVRRAVEELGGLDILVNNAARQNSEPSILDITTEQFDWTLKTNLYAMFWITKAAVPHMPAGSSIINTSSVTTYDPPINLLDYSMTKAGIVNFSKGLAKQLISKGIRVNAVAPGPFWTPLQVSGGQTMENLKTFGSETPLSRPGQPVEISPLYVLLASTESSYVTGQVYGASGGNGQP